A DNA window from Arachis hypogaea cultivar Tifrunner chromosome 18, arahy.Tifrunner.gnm2.J5K5, whole genome shotgun sequence contains the following coding sequences:
- the LOC112772198 gene encoding probable LRR receptor-like serine/threonine-protein kinase At1g07650 isoform X6, whose amino-acid sequence MITTSSKLFFFSSFLALCFMLYPIEATSRLPDTEVEALKQIKKTLGWDLKNIDPCSKGGIISNPVRSTSEIINVSCDCSIAHDNFCHIIAIILSAQNLQGKLPPELVKLPYLQEINLTRNYLSGTIPREWGTMNLTKIALVANGLSGEIPKELANITTLKTLSLEFNNFYGNLSVLGSLPHLEILHLTSNNFTGELPETFSNLITLKELRLGDNQFSGKIPNFIQKWTGLENLVIQGSGFTGPIPSEISYLLNLEDLRISDLNGPESKFPPLDNMTNLGVLILRSCNINDTIPKYLGNFKNLKTLDLSYNKLGGEIPKFLTSLSSIKYIYLTGNILTGQVPADWTAPIGPLSCGQSKEKCPKYYYSFHINCGGDSSVQKGRITYESDSYKGVPFKKSTVESSNWAISTTGGDFMDNVHQYDLIQENETKLAIVDDVDLYTKARGSPISLTYYGFCLANGNYTVNLHFAEIVFINGTTYSSLGRRVFDVYIQVSI is encoded by the exons ATGATCACTACTTCCTCTaaacttttcttcttttcatcaTTCCTTGCACTTTGCTTCATGCTATATCCTATAGAAGCTACTTCTCGGCTGCCAGACACAGAAG TGGAAGCTCTGAAGCAAATAAAAAAAACGCTCGGTTGGGACTTGAAGAACATAGATCCATGCAGTAAGGGGGGGATTATTTCAAACCCAGTTCGCTCAACATCAGAAATAATTAATGTTTCATGTGATTGCTCCATTGCTCATGACAACTTCTGCCATATCATTGCCAT AATTCTGAGTGCACAAAATCTTCAAGGAAAACTTCCTCCAGAACTTGTCAAGCTGCCATACCTTCAAGAGAT TAATCTTACCCGCAATTACCTTAGCGGTACGATTCCTAGAGAATGGGGTACGATGAACCTTACCAAAAT TGCACTTGTTGCAAACGGACTGAGTGGTGAAATCCCTAAGGAGCTAGCAAACATCACCACTCTCAAAACTTT GTCCTTAGAGTTCAATAATTTCTATGGAAATCTTTCAGTTCTTGGGTCTCTTCCACACCTTGAAATACT GCATCTTACCTCTAATAATTTCACTGGAGAACTGCCTGAAACATTTTCAAATCTAATCACATTAAAGGAACT CCGTCTTGGTGATAATCAATTCTCAGGAAAAATACCTAATTTCATACAAAAATGGACAGGACTTGAAAATTT AGTAATACAGGGGAGTGGTTTTACTGGGCCAATTCCATCTGAAATTTCATATTTACTTAATTTAGAAGACTT GAGGATTAGTGACCTGAATGGACCTGAGTCTAAATTCCCACCTCTCGATAATATGACAAACTTGGGAGTATT GATATTAAGGAGTTGCAACATTAATGACACAATCCCTAAGTATCttggaaattttaaaaatttgaaaacatt AGACCTCAGCTATAACAAATTAGGAGGAGAAATTCCAAAGTTTCTTACATCGCTATCAAGTATAAAGTACAT ATATTTAACTGGAAACATTCTCACTGGACAAGTGCCCGCCGATTGGACTGCACCCAT AGGACCTCTTTCTTGTGGGCAAAGCAAAGAAAAATGCCCAAAAT ACTATTATTCTTTCCATATAAATTGTGGTGGAGATAGTAGTGTACAGAAAGGAAGGATAACATATGAGAGTGATTCATATAAGGGAGTACCATTTAAGAAAAGTACAGTTGAATCATCAAATTGGGCAATTAGTACAACTGGTGGTGATTTCATGGATAATGTTCATCAGTACGACCTTATCCAAGAAAATGAAACCAAACTTGCCATAGTTGATGATGTTGATCTTTATACAAAGGCACGTGGTTCTCCCATTTCTTTGACTTACTATGGGTTTTGCCTGGCAAATGGAAACTACACCGTCAATCTCCACTTTGCAGAGATCGTTTTTATCAATGGCACCACATATAGCAGCCTAGGAAGGCGTGTATTTGATGTATACATTCAGGTATCTATTTGA
- the LOC112772198 gene encoding probable LRR receptor-like serine/threonine-protein kinase At1g53440 isoform X9 translates to MITTSSKLFFFSSFLALCFMLYPIEATSRLPDTEVEALKQIKKTLGWDLKNIDPCSKGGIISNPVRSTSEIINVSCDCSIAHDNFCHIIAMSLEFNNFYGNLSVLGSLPHLEILHLTSNNFTGELPETFSNLITLKELRLGDNQFSGKIPNFIQKWTGLENLVIQGSGFTGPIPSEISYLLNLEDLRISDLNGPESKFPPLDNMTNLGVLILRSCNINDTIPKYLGNFKNLKTLDLSYNKLGGEIPKFLTSLSSIKYIYLTGNILTGQVPADWTAPIDLSYNNFSNSPETVTCQMSNMNLFASFAKGNNTGPLSCGQSKEKCPKYYYSFHINCGGDSSVQKGRITYESDSYKGVPFKKSTVESSNWAISTTGGDFMDNVHQYDLIQENETKLAIVDDVDLYTKARGSPISLTYYGFCLANGNYTVNLHFAEIVFINGTTYSSLGRRVFDVYIQVSI, encoded by the exons ATGATCACTACTTCCTCTaaacttttcttcttttcatcaTTCCTTGCACTTTGCTTCATGCTATATCCTATAGAAGCTACTTCTCGGCTGCCAGACACAGAAG TGGAAGCTCTGAAGCAAATAAAAAAAACGCTCGGTTGGGACTTGAAGAACATAGATCCATGCAGTAAGGGGGGGATTATTTCAAACCCAGTTCGCTCAACATCAGAAATAATTAATGTTTCATGTGATTGCTCCATTGCTCATGACAACTTCTGCCATATCATTGCCAT GTCCTTAGAGTTCAATAATTTCTATGGAAATCTTTCAGTTCTTGGGTCTCTTCCACACCTTGAAATACT GCATCTTACCTCTAATAATTTCACTGGAGAACTGCCTGAAACATTTTCAAATCTAATCACATTAAAGGAACT CCGTCTTGGTGATAATCAATTCTCAGGAAAAATACCTAATTTCATACAAAAATGGACAGGACTTGAAAATTT AGTAATACAGGGGAGTGGTTTTACTGGGCCAATTCCATCTGAAATTTCATATTTACTTAATTTAGAAGACTT GAGGATTAGTGACCTGAATGGACCTGAGTCTAAATTCCCACCTCTCGATAATATGACAAACTTGGGAGTATT GATATTAAGGAGTTGCAACATTAATGACACAATCCCTAAGTATCttggaaattttaaaaatttgaaaacatt AGACCTCAGCTATAACAAATTAGGAGGAGAAATTCCAAAGTTTCTTACATCGCTATCAAGTATAAAGTACAT ATATTTAACTGGAAACATTCTCACTGGACAAGTGCCCGCCGATTGGACTGCACCCAT AGATCTTTCATATAACAACTTCAGCAACTCCCCAGAAACAGTAACATGTCAAATGTCAAACAT GAACTTGTTTGCGAGTTTTGCAAAAGGCAACAACAC AGGACCTCTTTCTTGTGGGCAAAGCAAAGAAAAATGCCCAAAAT ACTATTATTCTTTCCATATAAATTGTGGTGGAGATAGTAGTGTACAGAAAGGAAGGATAACATATGAGAGTGATTCATATAAGGGAGTACCATTTAAGAAAAGTACAGTTGAATCATCAAATTGGGCAATTAGTACAACTGGTGGTGATTTCATGGATAATGTTCATCAGTACGACCTTATCCAAGAAAATGAAACCAAACTTGCCATAGTTGATGATGTTGATCTTTATACAAAGGCACGTGGTTCTCCCATTTCTTTGACTTACTATGGGTTTTGCCTGGCAAATGGAAACTACACCGTCAATCTCCACTTTGCAGAGATCGTTTTTATCAATGGCACCACATATAGCAGCCTAGGAAGGCGTGTATTTGATGTATACATTCAGGTATCTATTTGA